One Haloterrigena salifodinae DNA window includes the following coding sequences:
- a CDS encoding DUF7524 family protein, producing MSTEVTVHVNRGSSDSLEPSVDSVETRGSFDLRLESHGAPAHVHCRLDGGLERIAALETPNYYVEGDGETVVPVRVSAEAIDEPIDGALEVLTGYGAESVVVPVTVGPVPDGVDVDESFAEPRRPDSGPSPTGLDRLLSSNGLDPGTLAIAVLGLVMAAIGTLTAASIGGPVATAAAVVVVAGVVAVLLLLVW from the coding sequence GTGTCAACCGAGGTCACCGTCCACGTCAACCGCGGCTCGTCCGACTCGCTCGAACCGAGCGTCGACAGCGTAGAGACCCGCGGCTCCTTCGACCTGCGCCTGGAGAGCCACGGCGCCCCCGCGCACGTCCACTGCCGGCTTGACGGCGGCCTCGAGCGAATCGCCGCGCTCGAGACGCCGAACTACTACGTCGAGGGCGACGGCGAGACGGTCGTCCCCGTCCGCGTCTCCGCGGAGGCGATCGACGAGCCGATCGACGGCGCGCTCGAGGTGCTGACCGGCTACGGCGCCGAATCCGTCGTCGTTCCCGTCACCGTCGGTCCCGTGCCGGACGGGGTCGACGTGGACGAATCGTTCGCCGAACCCAGACGCCCGGACTCGGGCCCGTCGCCGACGGGTCTCGACCGGCTTCTCTCCTCGAACGGGCTCGATCCGGGGACGCTCGCGATCGCCGTCCTCGGCCTCGTCATGGCCGCGATCGGGACGCTGACCGCGGCTTCGATCGGCGGTCCCGTCGCCACCGCTGCCGCTGTGGTCGTCGTCGCCGGCGTCGTCGCGGTGCTGTTGCTGTTGGTTTGGTAG
- a CDS encoding adenylosuccinate synthase, whose product MTVTIVGSQLGDEGKGGVVDVYGDPADVVARYQGGDNAGHTVVHDGEEYKLSLVPSGAVRGKVGVLGNGCVVNLRTLFDELNTLQEKGLDPDVRIAERAHAILPFHRVLDGIEEDVKSESDQEVGTTGRGIGPTYEDKAGRRGVRIGDLLDPDVLRERLEYVVPQKRALVEEVYDIDVDDLDDPDAFDVDALYEEFRDFGERLEEENMTVNAGTFLSDAIADGQNVMFEGAQGTLIDIDHGNYPYVTSSNPTAGGAATGTGLGPGVVGDGEIIGIVKAYLTRVGSGPLPTELGGVVGDTPGYDEETEGRNEDLATYIRDEGGEYGTVTGRPRRVGWLDLPMLRHATRANGFTGLAVNHIDVLAGLDEVQVGYTYELDGEEVRTIPSTTEEWGRCEANLRSFEGWPEVDWSEVADEGYDAIPENARTYLEFISDELDVPIYAVGVGPGREETVVVENPYE is encoded by the coding sequence ATGACCGTCACTATCGTCGGGTCGCAACTCGGCGACGAAGGCAAGGGCGGAGTCGTCGACGTCTATGGCGACCCCGCTGACGTCGTCGCCCGGTATCAGGGCGGCGACAACGCAGGCCACACCGTCGTTCACGACGGTGAGGAGTACAAACTATCGCTCGTCCCGTCCGGCGCTGTTCGGGGGAAGGTCGGCGTCCTCGGTAACGGCTGCGTCGTCAATCTGCGAACGCTGTTCGACGAACTGAACACGCTTCAAGAGAAGGGACTCGATCCAGATGTCCGGATCGCGGAGCGCGCCCACGCCATCCTGCCGTTCCACCGCGTCCTCGACGGCATCGAGGAGGACGTGAAGAGCGAATCCGACCAGGAGGTCGGGACAACCGGCCGCGGTATCGGGCCGACCTACGAGGACAAGGCCGGGCGCCGCGGCGTTCGCATCGGGGACCTGCTGGACCCCGACGTCCTCCGCGAGCGACTCGAGTATGTCGTCCCGCAGAAGCGCGCGCTCGTCGAGGAGGTCTACGACATCGACGTCGACGACCTCGACGATCCCGACGCGTTCGACGTGGACGCGCTCTACGAGGAGTTTCGTGACTTCGGCGAGCGCCTCGAGGAGGAGAATATGACCGTCAACGCCGGCACGTTCCTCTCGGACGCCATCGCCGACGGACAGAACGTCATGTTCGAGGGCGCACAGGGAACGCTCATCGACATCGACCACGGCAACTACCCGTACGTTACGTCGTCGAACCCGACGGCAGGTGGCGCCGCGACGGGAACGGGGCTCGGCCCCGGCGTCGTCGGCGACGGAGAGATCATCGGGATCGTCAAGGCCTACCTCACGCGCGTCGGGAGCGGTCCGCTTCCGACCGAACTCGGCGGCGTCGTCGGTGACACGCCAGGCTACGACGAGGAGACCGAGGGGCGAAACGAGGACCTCGCGACGTACATCCGCGACGAGGGCGGCGAGTACGGTACCGTCACCGGCCGTCCCCGACGCGTCGGCTGGCTCGACCTGCCGATGCTTCGCCACGCCACCCGCGCGAACGGCTTCACCGGTCTCGCGGTCAACCACATCGACGTGCTCGCGGGGCTCGACGAGGTACAGGTGGGCTACACCTACGAACTCGACGGCGAGGAGGTCCGAACGATCCCCTCGACGACCGAGGAGTGGGGCCGGTGCGAGGCGAACCTCCGGAGCTTCGAGGGCTGGCCCGAGGTCGACTGGAGCGAGGTCGCCGACGAGGGGTACGACGCCATCCCCGAGAACGCCCGCACCTACCTCGAGTTCATCAGCGACGAACTCGACGTCCCCATCTACGCCGTCGGCGTCGGCCCCGGTCGCGAGGAGACCGTCGTCGTCGAGAACCCCTACGAGTAA
- a CDS encoding CbiX/SirB N-terminal domain-containing protein: MQALVIAAHGSHLNPDASDPTYAHADTVRETGAFDEVREAFWKEEPHFREVIRTLESDEVFVVPLFISEGYFTEQVIPRELRLEEWDPEKWDSDGTSASQVTLEAEDVGKTIHYCGPVGTHDAMTDVIVQRAESVTGDPDVGDGVGLAVVGHGTERNENSAKAIEYHTERIREMDRFDEAKALFMDEEPEVDDVTDYFETEDIVVVPLFIADGYHTQEDIPEDMGLTEDYRLGWDVPSDVDGHRIWYAGAVGTEGLMADVILERAADAGADIGDAVESVREAASLETGADPEPSAEPGD, from the coding sequence ATGCAAGCGCTGGTCATCGCGGCGCACGGCTCGCACCTGAATCCCGACGCCTCGGACCCAACCTACGCCCACGCGGACACCGTCCGCGAGACGGGCGCGTTCGACGAGGTCCGCGAGGCCTTCTGGAAGGAGGAACCGCACTTCCGCGAGGTGATCCGCACCTTGGAGTCCGACGAGGTGTTCGTCGTCCCCCTCTTCATCAGCGAGGGCTACTTCACCGAGCAGGTTATCCCCCGCGAACTCCGCCTGGAGGAGTGGGACCCCGAGAAGTGGGACTCCGACGGCACGAGCGCCTCGCAGGTCACCCTCGAGGCCGAGGATGTCGGCAAGACGATCCACTACTGCGGTCCGGTCGGGACCCACGACGCGATGACGGACGTGATCGTCCAGCGCGCCGAGTCCGTCACAGGGGATCCCGACGTCGGCGACGGGGTCGGGCTAGCCGTCGTCGGCCACGGCACCGAGCGCAACGAGAACTCCGCGAAGGCCATCGAGTACCACACCGAGCGCATCCGCGAGATGGACCGGTTCGACGAAGCCAAGGCGCTGTTCATGGACGAGGAACCTGAGGTCGACGACGTGACCGACTACTTCGAGACCGAGGACATCGTCGTCGTCCCGCTCTTTATCGCCGACGGCTACCACACCCAGGAGGACATCCCCGAAGACATGGGGCTGACCGAGGACTACCGGCTGGGCTGGGATGTGCCGAGCGACGTCGACGGCCACCGGATCTGGTACGCCGGCGCCGTCGGCACCGAGGGGCTGATGGCCGACGTAATCCTGGAGCGCGCGGCCGACGCCGGCGCCGATATCGGCGACGCGGTCGAGTCCGTCCGCGAGGCGGCCAGCCTCGAGACCGGCGCCGATCCCGAACCGAGCGCGGAGCCGGGTGACTGA
- a CDS encoding DUF7527 domain-containing protein produces MEPRTQERVEQWDFRPFSGGYDGLSDLADADFSGAVSAAGTWLFMLNGRIVGVLDGAIEDFEAASGTRYEAPDPALPLLCTMEEHGGETRAKYYTNETPLREVDETLQSGSFTGYVELSENVLSGDYYAVYYGGRRMAAAYVGNAERLFTGDEAFERAADEVGIYEVRDVEIEVTDVPGTQPDSSASDASDGNAGNSSPATGANSGAADARAEPSADPTESALDSIDISGSEPEPGPAETETETEADGAASAPLEDVTIGGTTTDDAAADAPDSDPSTEPSGITATDAEPLDSDPASSGITDAESADAAEPVGAVGDRSVADEPVDAAESVDERDRPSADDRTQPAETTTEARTETVDEGARARSASDADADADADAEPDAETGATAGTSPDLAEVEAAAEQLEQNDISWTEDDVADSPSDDDAGAADAGATADAVPKSDPTDAATSKPDPTTAATAEPAVTAAPEPDAEDAEETDERFDQEAQWRETRSIPSIDPDNSQSDDSSRAASRAETGQRSRARRETETDQNGQRRRTAGEATRQQSSRQPQETNAARKRRPQKAERADAPSGGSSADAGPAAAEASDANDDRVAELEERVETLEEQRDELVAAAEELEAERDRLQSENEELSSTIDRLRSRIEELETELERAREADTGTEATAAASTQLSADRALADTNLFVRYASKSQPTLESAHGGESDRSDVAANLRLEHHTGFDAADVAVDGQPYEEFLAGTMEHRFVDWLTSTVLFEIRDTGNADGLGDLYDAIPQIDRAELDATISLQDDETEDVPEQVRFDVVAFDKMGNPLLVANLNDSREPATQGMLEEMEEAASAVKANYPDLAAAVVVTSSYFEPGALEVAEQATSGGLLSRGSKMSYVNLSRKTGYHLCLVESRSEGFHMNVPEL; encoded by the coding sequence ATGGAACCGCGCACGCAAGAGCGCGTCGAACAATGGGATTTCCGCCCGTTCAGCGGCGGCTACGACGGTCTCTCCGATCTCGCCGACGCCGATTTCTCCGGCGCCGTCTCCGCCGCCGGCACGTGGCTGTTCATGTTAAACGGCCGCATCGTCGGAGTCCTCGATGGCGCTATCGAGGACTTCGAGGCCGCGTCGGGCACCCGCTACGAGGCACCTGATCCCGCGCTCCCGCTGCTCTGTACGATGGAAGAGCACGGCGGCGAGACGCGAGCAAAGTACTACACCAACGAGACGCCGCTCCGAGAGGTCGACGAGACCCTCCAGAGCGGCTCGTTTACGGGCTACGTCGAATTGAGCGAGAACGTCCTCAGCGGCGATTACTACGCCGTCTACTACGGCGGTCGCCGGATGGCTGCCGCCTACGTCGGGAACGCCGAACGCCTCTTCACTGGCGACGAGGCGTTCGAACGGGCCGCAGACGAGGTCGGGATCTACGAGGTTCGCGACGTCGAGATCGAGGTCACCGACGTTCCGGGAACGCAACCGGACTCGAGCGCGAGCGACGCCAGCGACGGAAACGCCGGCAACTCGAGTCCCGCGACGGGAGCGAACTCCGGCGCCGCCGACGCGCGGGCCGAACCGAGCGCCGATCCGACCGAGTCGGCCCTCGACTCGATCGACATCTCCGGCTCGGAGCCGGAGCCCGGCCCCGCCGAGACTGAGACCGAGACCGAGGCCGACGGAGCCGCGAGCGCGCCGCTCGAGGACGTCACGATCGGCGGCACGACGACCGACGACGCCGCGGCGGACGCGCCCGACAGCGACCCATCGACCGAGCCGTCGGGGATCACCGCGACCGACGCGGAGCCGCTCGACTCGGACCCCGCCTCAAGCGGGATCACCGACGCGGAGTCGGCCGACGCGGCCGAGCCGGTCGGCGCCGTCGGCGATCGATCGGTCGCGGACGAACCGGTCGACGCAGCCGAGTCGGTCGACGAACGCGACCGGCCGTCGGCGGACGATCGAACCCAGCCGGCGGAGACGACGACCGAAGCACGGACCGAGACCGTCGACGAGGGCGCTCGAGCCCGTTCGGCGTCCGACGCCGACGCCGATGCCGATGCCGATGCCGAGCCCGACGCTGAGACGGGGGCCACCGCCGGCACCAGTCCGGACCTCGCCGAGGTCGAAGCTGCCGCAGAGCAACTCGAGCAAAACGACATCTCCTGGACCGAAGACGACGTCGCGGACTCGCCGTCGGACGACGACGCCGGAGCGGCTGACGCTGGGGCGACGGCGGACGCCGTTCCGAAGTCGGATCCGACGGATGCCGCGACATCCAAACCGGACCCGACCACAGCCGCAACGGCAGAGCCGGCGGTGACGGCGGCTCCGGAGCCGGACGCCGAGGACGCCGAGGAGACCGACGAACGGTTCGATCAGGAAGCGCAGTGGCGCGAGACGCGCAGCATTCCGTCGATCGATCCGGACAACAGCCAGTCCGACGACTCGAGTCGGGCGGCCAGCCGCGCCGAGACGGGCCAGCGGAGCCGCGCGCGCCGCGAGACCGAAACGGATCAGAACGGCCAGCGCCGCCGGACAGCCGGGGAGGCGACGCGACAGCAGTCGAGCCGGCAGCCACAGGAGACCAACGCCGCCCGGAAGCGCCGGCCGCAGAAAGCAGAGCGGGCCGACGCCCCCAGCGGCGGGTCCAGCGCCGACGCCGGCCCGGCGGCTGCTGAAGCGAGCGACGCCAACGACGACCGCGTAGCCGAACTCGAGGAGCGCGTCGAGACGCTCGAAGAGCAACGCGACGAACTCGTCGCCGCGGCCGAGGAACTCGAGGCCGAACGCGATCGGCTGCAGTCGGAAAACGAGGAACTCTCCTCGACGATCGACCGCCTTCGGTCCCGGATCGAGGAACTCGAGACCGAACTGGAGCGAGCCCGCGAGGCCGACACCGGGACCGAGGCGACGGCGGCCGCGAGCACGCAGCTCTCGGCCGACCGGGCGCTGGCCGACACGAACCTCTTCGTGCGGTACGCCTCGAAGAGCCAGCCGACCCTCGAGTCGGCTCACGGCGGCGAGAGCGACCGTTCGGACGTCGCCGCGAACCTGCGACTCGAGCACCACACTGGGTTCGACGCAGCCGACGTAGCCGTCGACGGTCAGCCTTACGAGGAGTTCCTCGCCGGGACGATGGAACACCGGTTCGTCGATTGGCTCACCAGCACCGTTCTGTTCGAGATTCGCGACACCGGCAACGCCGACGGGCTGGGCGATCTCTACGACGCGATCCCGCAGATCGACCGCGCCGAACTGGACGCGACGATCTCGCTGCAGGACGACGAGACCGAGGACGTCCCCGAGCAGGTCCGCTTCGACGTCGTCGCCTTCGACAAGATGGGGAACCCGCTGCTGGTCGCGAACCTGAACGACTCGCGCGAGCCCGCGACACAGGGGATGCTCGAGGAGATGGAGGAGGCCGCCTCGGCGGTCAAGGCCAACTATCCGGACCTGGCGGCGGCGGTCGTCGTCACCTCGAGTTACTTCGAACCCGGCGCGCTCGAGGTGGCCGAGCAGGCGACCAGCGGGGGGCTGCTGAGCCGCGGCTCGAAGATGAGTTACGTCAACCTCTCCCGGAAGACGGGCTATCACCTCTGTCTGGTCGAGTCCCGTTCCGAAGGGTTCCACATGAACGTCCCCGAGTTGTAG
- a CDS encoding DUF5793 family protein, with the protein MRREHFTLNVSNIDWVETDGEPSKPSVSIDFTGPETMLRERLTGPNGDVLEAAETDVALRLQEPLDTDTAGVVSVTNRVTGEFILELNEDADDVLQFIQAARGYGEDATEDDGRYEVEITLDGDSFVTYDKRTFLVYDDEGNLLRQHSLIPSGVEL; encoded by the coding sequence ATGAGGCGCGAGCATTTCACATTAAACGTCAGCAATATCGACTGGGTCGAAACCGACGGCGAACCGAGCAAACCCTCGGTATCGATCGACTTTACCGGCCCGGAGACGATGCTTCGCGAGCGCCTTACCGGCCCCAACGGCGACGTTCTCGAGGCGGCGGAGACCGACGTCGCACTCCGACTACAGGAACCGCTGGATACCGACACCGCGGGCGTCGTCAGTGTGACCAACCGGGTCACCGGCGAGTTCATTCTCGAACTCAACGAGGACGCCGACGACGTCCTCCAGTTCATTCAGGCGGCCCGGGGCTACGGGGAGGACGCGACCGAGGACGACGGCCGCTACGAGGTCGAAATCACGCTCGACGGCGACAGCTTCGTCACCTACGACAAACGGACCTTTCTCGTCTACGACGACGAAGGCAACCTGCTTCGCCAACACAGCCTGATCCCCAGCGGCGTCGAACTCTAG
- a CDS encoding ABC transporter ATP-binding protein translates to MANGQLHTTATGDRRPALGSGDTVLELESVAKRYGAETVISDLSLSVREGEILTLLGPSGCGKTTTLRLVAGLERPDAGRIDLQGERVTGADRFVPPEERDVGVVFQEFALFPHLTARENVAFGLRDRDERERDARVDELLDLVGLETQGGAYPDELSGGQQQRIALARALAPEPELLLLDEPFSNLDAGLRVEMREEVRRIITETGVTAVSVTHDQEEALSISDRVAVLCDGGIEQINRPQTVFQRPDSRFVAGFLGHASFLAGEVRADGVDTAIGRVRRDAVTDLTGRHDGATVDLLVRPDDVTAAPADSGAADGRVVYRRYLGPTALYRVELESGETLECMHNHADRIDVGERVAVRVTADHDLAWFPAD, encoded by the coding sequence ATGGCGAACGGACAACTACACACGACGGCGACCGGCGATCGACGACCGGCTCTCGGGAGCGGCGACACGGTGCTCGAACTCGAGAGCGTCGCCAAGCGCTACGGCGCCGAGACGGTCATCTCGGACCTCTCGCTGTCGGTCCGCGAGGGCGAGATCCTGACGCTGCTGGGTCCGTCGGGCTGTGGCAAGACGACGACGCTTCGTCTCGTCGCCGGCCTCGAGCGACCCGACGCCGGCCGGATCGATCTCCAGGGCGAGCGCGTCACGGGGGCCGATCGGTTCGTTCCGCCGGAAGAACGCGACGTCGGCGTCGTCTTCCAGGAGTTCGCGCTGTTTCCCCATCTGACTGCCCGCGAGAACGTCGCTTTCGGCCTCCGGGACCGGGACGAGCGGGAACGCGACGCGCGCGTCGACGAACTGCTTGACCTCGTCGGCCTCGAGACTCAGGGCGGCGCCTATCCGGACGAACTCTCCGGCGGCCAGCAACAGCGGATCGCGCTGGCCCGCGCGCTCGCGCCCGAACCGGAGCTGCTGTTGCTCGACGAGCCGTTCTCGAATCTGGACGCCGGCCTCCGCGTGGAGATGCGCGAGGAGGTCCGCCGGATCATCACGGAGACCGGCGTCACCGCGGTCTCCGTGACCCACGACCAGGAGGAGGCGCTGTCGATCTCGGACCGCGTCGCCGTACTGTGCGACGGCGGTATCGAACAGATCAATCGACCCCAGACGGTTTTCCAGCGGCCGGACTCCCGCTTCGTCGCCGGCTTTCTCGGTCACGCCAGCTTCCTCGCGGGCGAGGTCCGCGCCGACGGCGTCGACACCGCCATCGGTCGCGTCCGCCGCGACGCCGTTACTGACCTGACCGGACGACACGACGGTGCAACCGTCGATCTGCTCGTCCGTCCCGACGACGTGACGGCCGCGCCGGCCGACAGCGGAGCGGCCGACGGTCGCGTCGTTTACCGGCGGTATCTCGGGCCGACCGCGCTCTACCGCGTCGAACTCGAATCGGGCGAGACCCTCGAGTGTATGCACAACCACGCCGACCGGATCGACGTCGGCGAACGCGTCGCCGTCCGCGTCACCGCCGACCACGACCTCGCCTGGTTCCCCGCAGACTGA
- a CDS encoding DR2241 family protein, with amino-acid sequence MTATPASVEALLETVDDGAVAFDGFRVERAADDYALETPDEEWTGLAADDLADALEPLSDYVTNWRYWQRSVGGEGTARRAFLRWCERAPLEVEEVGDEETDAYPSVDDPLSVPERYDALRDGLDREWGQLCITARLVDDADDDPAGERVYDLWHVDDAGSDLADLEVYDDPRDAREIATYDGDGRYRPLKTAPTLPSGWAFTGLSGGELVETVEFFYPATVANWHRELRGTLDVDHWTKTAERQTGIYDVLDEMPREGVEWMAEACCVDSQCLRRREWEFDEDDELDVDGGDGPFPCREPCSLVVAAARKWTILESEQERTYELELTASEYNQLAELIDAVAEGRTDEIREADVNDGANRYRARYLRAKRFDEEGNLEAKRIDD; translated from the coding sequence GTGACGGCGACACCGGCCAGCGTCGAGGCGCTGCTCGAGACCGTCGACGACGGCGCGGTCGCATTCGACGGCTTCCGGGTCGAGCGCGCCGCGGACGACTACGCGCTCGAGACCCCCGACGAGGAGTGGACCGGCCTCGCGGCCGACGACCTCGCGGACGCCCTCGAGCCGCTTTCCGACTACGTCACGAACTGGCGCTACTGGCAGCGGTCCGTCGGCGGCGAGGGAACCGCCCGCCGGGCGTTCCTCCGGTGGTGTGAGCGCGCGCCGCTCGAGGTCGAGGAAGTCGGCGACGAGGAGACCGACGCCTATCCGTCGGTCGACGACCCCCTGTCCGTCCCCGAGCGCTACGACGCACTTCGGGACGGCCTCGACCGCGAGTGGGGCCAACTGTGTATCACCGCGCGACTCGTCGACGACGCCGACGACGACCCCGCCGGCGAGCGCGTCTACGACCTCTGGCACGTCGACGACGCCGGCAGCGACCTCGCCGACCTCGAGGTGTACGACGATCCGCGCGACGCCCGCGAGATCGCGACCTACGATGGAGACGGCCGCTACCGGCCGCTGAAGACGGCGCCGACGCTTCCCTCGGGGTGGGCCTTCACCGGCCTCTCCGGCGGGGAGCTCGTCGAGACCGTCGAGTTCTTCTACCCCGCGACGGTCGCCAACTGGCACCGCGAACTGCGAGGGACGCTCGACGTCGACCACTGGACCAAGACCGCCGAGCGCCAGACCGGTATCTACGACGTCTTAGACGAAATGCCCCGCGAGGGCGTCGAGTGGATGGCCGAGGCTTGCTGCGTCGACTCGCAGTGCCTGCGCCGGCGCGAGTGGGAGTTCGACGAGGACGACGAGCTCGACGTCGACGGCGGCGACGGCCCGTTCCCCTGCCGAGAGCCGTGTTCGCTGGTCGTTGCCGCCGCCCGCAAGTGGACCATCCTCGAGTCCGAGCAGGAACGCACCTACGAACTCGAGTTGACCGCCAGCGAGTACAACCAGCTCGCGGAGCTGATCGACGCCGTCGCTGAGGGCCGAACCGACGAGATCCGCGAAGCCGACGTCAACGACGGCGCGAACCGCTACCGGGCGCGCTACCTGCGGGCCAAGCGGTTCGACGAAGAGGGGAACCTCGAGGCCAAACGAATCGACGACTGA
- a CDS encoding methytransferase partner Trm112, with translation MQESLLEILCCPLDKHELELEDADRDDADEIIGGDLVCTECGERYPIEDGIPNLLPPDMREETPA, from the coding sequence ATGCAAGAGTCGTTGCTGGAGATCCTCTGTTGTCCGCTGGACAAACACGAGCTGGAACTCGAGGACGCCGACCGCGACGATGCGGACGAAATCATTGGCGGCGACCTCGTCTGTACCGAGTGCGGCGAGCGCTACCCGATCGAAGACGGCATTCCGAACCTGCTGCCGCCGGACATGCGCGAAGAGACGCCGGCCTAA
- a CDS encoding DUF998 domain-containing protein — translation MDALSRRRAATACGLAAPVVALGAIVLATLVAAPETFSWRARALSEMGRYETQTFPLFNGGLILGGLLGVPFGWRLWLAARNGLERLGAALLWAATAALVGIGVFFLGHDAFYLDTEFHTPVALLFFGIAPFAQWVYGSGLVLAGDVRLGLVSVWLGIVHPLCWLGWLASRAGAEGPSAWFAIPEFVAAVAFGSWVFALAAERYRRDSSNREKSAD, via the coding sequence ATGGACGCGCTCTCCCGGCGACGCGCCGCGACGGCGTGCGGGCTCGCCGCCCCCGTCGTCGCCCTCGGCGCGATCGTGCTCGCGACGCTGGTGGCCGCCCCGGAGACGTTCTCCTGGCGCGCTCGAGCGCTCTCGGAGATGGGGCGCTACGAGACCCAGACCTTTCCGCTGTTCAACGGCGGGCTGATCCTCGGCGGCTTGCTGGGCGTCCCCTTCGGCTGGCGGCTCTGGCTGGCGGCACGGAACGGCCTCGAGCGCCTCGGCGCCGCCCTGCTGTGGGCGGCGACGGCCGCCCTGGTCGGTATCGGCGTCTTCTTCCTCGGTCACGACGCGTTCTATCTCGACACCGAATTCCACACGCCGGTCGCCCTACTGTTCTTCGGGATCGCGCCGTTTGCACAGTGGGTGTACGGAAGCGGACTCGTGCTCGCCGGCGACGTCCGACTCGGTCTCGTCTCCGTCTGGCTCGGCATCGTCCACCCGCTCTGTTGGCTCGGGTGGCTCGCGAGCCGCGCCGGCGCCGAGGGGCCGTCGGCGTGGTTCGCCATCCCAGAATTCGTCGCGGCCGTCGCCTTCGGAAGCTGGGTGTTCGCACTGGCCGCGGAGCGGTATCGACGGGACTCCTCCAATCGGGAGAAATCGGCGGACTGA
- a CDS encoding UPF0058 family protein translates to MHKDELLELHEELVVIMEYFAQREDVDEELFEPYRQLDVDPSHVHKSKSEHKHAVFVLGNALAKGMSEDEFSSAGRIGKRMKELAEDAESKI, encoded by the coding sequence ATGCATAAAGACGAACTCCTCGAGCTACACGAAGAACTCGTCGTCATTATGGAGTACTTCGCCCAGCGGGAGGACGTCGATGAGGAACTGTTCGAGCCGTACCGCCAGTTGGACGTCGATCCCTCCCACGTCCACAAATCGAAAAGCGAGCACAAACACGCCGTCTTCGTGCTCGGCAACGCCTTGGCGAAGGGAATGAGCGAGGACGAGTTCTCGAGCGCTGGCCGGATCGGCAAGCGGATGAAGGAACTCGCCGAGGACGCCGAGTCCAAAATCTGA